From a single Mycolicibacterium moriokaense genomic region:
- the pgi gene encoding glucose-6-phosphate isomerase, whose product MTADTSQIPDITTTAAWQALQRHHDDIGDKSLRELFAEDPARGAELALTVGDLYIDYSKHRVTRETLSLLVDLARAAGLEQRRDAMFSGVHINTSEDRAVLHTALRLPRGAELTVDGQDVVADVHEVLDKMGDFTDRLRSGEWTGATGERIKTVVNIGIGGSDLGPAMVTLGLRHYADAGISARFVSNVDPADLVAKLDGLDPATTLFIIASKTFSTLETLTNATAARRWLTDALGDAAVSKHFVAVSTNKKLVDDFGINTDNMFGFWDWVGGRYSVDSAIGLSVMAVIGRERFAEFLSGFHIVDEHFRTAPLESNAPALLGLIGLWYNEFFGAETRAVLPYSNDLSRFAAYLQQLTMESNGKSVRADGSPVTTSTGEIFWGEPGTNGQHAFYQLLHQGTRLVPADFIGFSQPTDDLPTADGTGSMHDLLMSNFFAQTQVLAFGKTAEEIAAEGTPADVVPHKVMPGNRPSTSILATKLTPSALGQLIALYEHQVFTEGVIWGIDSFDQWGVELGKTQAKALLPVITADDSPAEQSDSSTDALVRHYRTERGRSA is encoded by the coding sequence ATGACCGCCGACACCTCGCAGATTCCCGACATCACCACCACTGCTGCATGGCAGGCCCTGCAACGGCATCATGACGATATCGGCGACAAGTCGCTGCGTGAACTCTTCGCCGAAGATCCCGCCCGCGGGGCGGAACTCGCGCTCACGGTGGGCGATCTGTACATCGACTACAGCAAGCACCGCGTCACCCGCGAGACGCTGTCGCTGCTGGTGGACCTCGCCCGCGCGGCGGGCCTGGAGCAGCGTCGCGACGCGATGTTCTCCGGTGTGCACATCAACACCTCCGAAGACCGGGCCGTGCTGCACACCGCGCTGCGGCTGCCCCGCGGCGCCGAGCTGACGGTCGACGGGCAGGACGTCGTCGCCGACGTGCACGAGGTGCTCGACAAGATGGGCGACTTCACCGACCGGCTGCGCAGCGGCGAATGGACCGGCGCCACCGGCGAACGCATCAAGACGGTCGTCAACATCGGTATCGGCGGCTCGGATCTCGGGCCCGCGATGGTGACCCTCGGTCTGCGCCACTATGCGGACGCGGGCATCTCGGCGCGGTTCGTGTCCAACGTCGACCCCGCCGACCTGGTGGCCAAGCTCGATGGTCTCGACCCCGCGACAACGCTTTTCATCATCGCCTCGAAGACGTTCTCGACGCTGGAGACACTGACGAATGCGACGGCGGCGCGGCGCTGGCTCACCGATGCACTCGGCGACGCCGCGGTGTCGAAGCATTTCGTGGCGGTGTCGACCAACAAGAAGTTGGTCGACGATTTCGGCATCAACACCGACAACATGTTCGGCTTCTGGGACTGGGTCGGTGGCCGCTATTCCGTCGACAGCGCAATCGGTTTGAGCGTGATGGCGGTCATCGGCCGGGAGCGGTTCGCGGAGTTCCTTTCCGGGTTCCACATCGTCGACGAACACTTCCGCACCGCACCGCTGGAGTCCAACGCACCGGCGCTCCTCGGCCTCATCGGGCTGTGGTACAACGAGTTCTTCGGCGCGGAAACCCGTGCAGTGCTGCCGTATTCGAACGATCTGTCGCGTTTCGCGGCCTATCTGCAGCAGCTGACGATGGAGTCCAACGGCAAGTCGGTGCGTGCCGACGGCTCACCGGTGACGACGAGCACCGGCGAAATCTTCTGGGGCGAACCGGGAACCAACGGGCAGCACGCTTTCTATCAGCTGCTGCATCAGGGCACCCGGCTGGTACCCGCCGACTTCATCGGGTTCTCGCAGCCGACCGACGACCTGCCGACCGCCGACGGAACGGGCAGCATGCACGACCTGTTGATGAGCAACTTCTTCGCCCAGACACAGGTTTTGGCGTTCGGCAAGACCGCCGAGGAGATCGCCGCCGAGGGCACACCCGCGGACGTCGTGCCGCACAAGGTGATGCCGGGCAACCGGCCGTCGACGTCGATCCTCGCGACGAAGCTGACCCCGTCGGCGCTGGGCCAGCTGATCGCCCTCTACGAGCATCAGGTGTTCACCGAGGGAGTCATCTGGGGTATCGACTCGTTCGACCAGTGGGGCGTCGAACTGGGCAAGACGCAGGCCAAGGCGCTGCTGCCGGTGATCACCGCCGACGACTCCCCCGCCGAACAATCGGATTCCTCGACCGACGCCCTGGTTCGCCATTACCGCACCGAGCGCGGTCGGTCGGCTTAG
- a CDS encoding NAD-dependent succinate-semialdehyde dehydrogenase — translation MDTAKLLSSVPTGLWIGGEERQGSSTFDVLDPSDDKVLTSVANATAEDAVAALDAACAVQADWAATPARERGEILRSVFEKITARAEDLATLMTLEMGKVLPESMGEVKYGAEFFRWFAEEAVRIAGRFTPSPAGTGRILVTKQPVGPCYAITPWNFPLAMGTRKIGPAFAAGCTMIVKPAQETPLTMLLLAKLMDEAGLPKGVLSVLPTSSPGPVTEALINDGRLRKLTFTGSTGVGKALVKQSADKLLRTSMELGGNAPFIVFDDADVDAAVDGAILAKMRNGGEACTAANRFHVANSLREEFTEKLVKRMSEFTLGKGIDETSTLGPLINAKQVATVTELVSDAVSRGATVAVGGVAPGGPGNFYPATVLADVPADARILKEEVFGPVAPITGFDTEEQGIAAANDTEYGLAAYVYTRSLDRALRVAEAIQSGMVGINRGVISDPAAPFGGVKESGFGREGGIEGIEEYLDTKYIALTK, via the coding sequence ATGGATACCGCCAAGCTGCTGTCTTCTGTGCCCACCGGTCTGTGGATCGGGGGCGAGGAGCGCCAGGGTTCGTCGACGTTCGACGTGCTCGATCCCTCCGATGACAAGGTCTTGACCTCGGTGGCGAACGCGACCGCTGAGGATGCCGTCGCCGCGCTGGACGCCGCGTGCGCAGTGCAGGCCGACTGGGCCGCGACCCCGGCGCGGGAGCGCGGCGAAATTTTGCGGTCGGTGTTCGAGAAGATCACCGCCCGCGCCGAAGACCTGGCCACCCTGATGACCCTCGAGATGGGCAAGGTGCTGCCGGAGAGCATGGGCGAGGTCAAGTACGGCGCGGAGTTCTTCCGCTGGTTCGCCGAGGAGGCGGTGCGCATCGCGGGTCGCTTCACCCCCAGCCCGGCGGGTACCGGACGCATCCTCGTCACCAAGCAGCCGGTCGGGCCGTGTTACGCGATCACGCCGTGGAACTTCCCGCTGGCCATGGGCACCCGCAAGATCGGCCCGGCGTTCGCCGCGGGCTGCACCATGATCGTCAAGCCGGCCCAGGAGACGCCGCTGACGATGCTGCTGCTGGCCAAGCTGATGGACGAGGCCGGTCTGCCCAAGGGCGTGCTGTCGGTGCTGCCGACCAGCAGCCCCGGCCCGGTCACCGAGGCGCTGATCAACGACGGCCGGCTGCGCAAGCTGACGTTCACCGGATCGACCGGCGTCGGCAAGGCGTTGGTGAAGCAGTCGGCGGACAAGCTGTTGCGCACCTCGATGGAGCTGGGCGGCAACGCGCCGTTCATCGTGTTCGACGACGCCGATGTCGATGCCGCCGTCGACGGCGCGATCCTGGCCAAGATGCGCAACGGCGGTGAGGCGTGCACGGCGGCCAACCGCTTCCATGTCGCCAACTCGCTACGTGAGGAGTTCACCGAGAAGCTGGTCAAGCGGATGAGCGAGTTCACGCTCGGCAAGGGCATCGACGAGACGTCGACGCTGGGCCCGCTGATCAACGCCAAGCAGGTCGCCACCGTCACCGAGCTGGTCTCCGACGCGGTCTCGCGCGGCGCGACCGTCGCCGTGGGTGGCGTCGCTCCTGGCGGCCCGGGCAACTTCTATCCCGCCACCGTGCTGGCCGACGTCCCCGCCGACGCCCGCATCCTCAAGGAGGAGGTGTTCGGCCCCGTCGCGCCGATCACCGGCTTCGACACCGAGGAACAGGGGATCGCGGCGGCCAACGACACCGAATACGGACTGGCGGCCTACGTCTACACCCGGTCGCTGGACCGCGCGCTGCGGGTGGCCGAAGCGATCCAGTCCGGAATGGTCGGCATCAACCGCGGCGTCATCTCCGACCCCGCCGCGCCGTTCGGCGGTGTCAAGGAATCGGGCTTCGGCCGAGAGGGCGGGATCGAAGGCATCGAGGAATACCTCGACACGAAATACATTGCGCTGACGAAGTAG
- a CDS encoding acyltransferase family protein has product MRTAESRRGIPALDGIRAVAVALVLADHGGIPGVPGGFLGVDVFFVLSGFLITSLLLDEHRNTGRVGLTAFWIRRARRLLPALLVMVLAVVAFRDLFSPESTATLRDDAVAAFFWISNWAFVAQRTDYFAQGAPPSPLQHTWSLGVEEQYYLLWPLLLIAVAAFFWAQMRLAVFLLATAGVIASATASILLTTDSTLNRIYFGTDSRAQALLVGAAAAALLVRDWSVLNDRGSLIRTRWGHIVARIVPFVGVAVLAAAAHYATGSVSDFRHGLLIVVAIGAVLVIAPVALEQEGPVARVLAWRPLVALGTISYGVYLWHWPVFLALNGQRTGWTGWPLFAARCAVTVALAAVSWWLVEQPVRRWRPVFVPMLPLAGATAATAAVVTMTVLPVGVKSEVPLGPSIDSAALVAPEIPVEVRRPTAREPGTRTVAVFGDSIAWTLMRYLPPTPGLAFTNYTTIGCGIARGGPYRYVGQTLNQKPECDAWPSRWSQRINHDRPDVVLLIVGRWEVVDRKVEGRWTSIDDSSYQDYLRVELNRALDILGSTGAQIVVTTEPYNRRAEKPDGSLYPEDDPDRVDEWNALLRSVIKKRPNVTLLDLNDKLGPNGVYTNWVDGIRMRSDGVHPTPEAVEWLTPWLTEALR; this is encoded by the coding sequence GTGCGCACCGCTGAAAGCCGTCGGGGCATCCCCGCGTTGGACGGCATCAGGGCCGTCGCGGTTGCGCTCGTGCTCGCCGACCACGGAGGCATTCCGGGAGTGCCCGGCGGCTTCCTCGGCGTCGACGTGTTCTTCGTCCTCAGCGGCTTCCTGATCACCTCGCTGCTGCTCGACGAACACCGCAACACCGGGCGCGTCGGGCTGACCGCCTTCTGGATCCGGCGGGCCCGTCGCCTGCTGCCCGCACTGCTCGTGATGGTGCTCGCGGTGGTGGCCTTCCGCGACCTGTTCTCGCCCGAATCCACGGCGACCCTGCGCGACGACGCCGTCGCCGCGTTCTTCTGGATTTCGAACTGGGCCTTCGTCGCCCAGCGGACCGACTACTTCGCGCAGGGCGCGCCACCGTCGCCGCTCCAGCACACCTGGTCGCTGGGTGTCGAGGAGCAGTACTACCTGCTGTGGCCGCTGCTGCTCATCGCCGTCGCCGCGTTCTTCTGGGCGCAGATGCGACTGGCTGTCTTCCTACTGGCCACCGCCGGCGTCATCGCGTCGGCGACGGCGTCCATCTTGCTCACCACCGACTCGACGCTGAACCGGATCTACTTCGGCACCGACTCGCGGGCGCAGGCGCTGCTCGTCGGCGCGGCCGCCGCGGCCCTGCTGGTGCGCGACTGGTCGGTGCTCAACGACCGCGGCTCGCTGATCCGGACGCGCTGGGGCCACATCGTCGCGCGGATCGTGCCGTTCGTCGGTGTGGCGGTGCTGGCGGCCGCGGCGCACTACGCGACGGGCAGCGTCAGCGACTTCCGCCACGGCCTGCTGATCGTGGTGGCGATCGGGGCCGTGCTCGTCATCGCGCCGGTGGCGCTGGAGCAGGAGGGACCCGTCGCACGCGTCCTCGCCTGGCGGCCGCTCGTCGCGCTCGGCACCATCTCCTACGGCGTGTACCTCTGGCACTGGCCGGTCTTCCTGGCCCTCAACGGTCAGCGCACGGGATGGACGGGCTGGCCGCTGTTCGCCGCGCGCTGCGCGGTGACGGTCGCGTTGGCCGCGGTGTCGTGGTGGCTGGTGGAGCAGCCGGTCCGGCGCTGGCGCCCGGTGTTCGTGCCGATGCTGCCGCTGGCGGGTGCGACGGCCGCCACCGCTGCGGTCGTGACGATGACGGTGTTGCCGGTAGGTGTGAAGTCGGAGGTGCCGCTGGGGCCCTCGATCGATTCCGCCGCGTTGGTCGCGCCCGAGATACCCGTCGAAGTGCGCAGGCCGACGGCGCGCGAGCCCGGCACGCGGACCGTCGCGGTGTTCGGTGATTCGATCGCGTGGACGCTGATGCGCTACCTGCCGCCGACGCCGGGACTCGCGTTCACCAACTACACGACGATCGGATGTGGCATCGCCCGCGGCGGGCCCTACCGTTACGTCGGCCAGACGTTGAACCAGAAGCCGGAGTGCGACGCGTGGCCCAGTCGGTGGTCACAGCGCATCAACCACGACCGGCCCGATGTGGTGCTGTTGATCGTCGGCCGCTGGGAGGTCGTCGACCGGAAAGTTGAAGGCCGGTGGACGAGCATCGACGACTCGAGCTACCAGGACTATCTGCGTGTCGAACTCAATCGTGCGCTGGACATCCTCGGCTCGACCGGCGCGCAGATCGTCGTCACCACCGAGCCTTACAACCGGCGGGCGGAGAAGCCGGACGGCAGCCTGTATCCCGAAGACGACCCCGACCGCGTCGACGAGTGGAACGCGTTGCTGCGCAGCGTCATCAAGAAGCGCCCCAATGTCACGCTGCTCGACCTGAACGACAAGCTGGGGCCGAACGGGGTCTACACCAACTGGGTCGACGGCATCCGCATGCGCAGCGACGGGGTGCACCCCACACCGGAAGCTGTGGAGTGGTTGACGCCGTGGCTGACCGAGGCGCTGCGGTAG
- a CDS encoding chorismate mutase — protein sequence MTIEAEHLQTIDELRQEIDQLDAAILEAVKRRTEVSKLIGKARMASGGTRLVHSREMKVIERYSELGPEGKDLAMLLLRLGRGRLGH from the coding sequence ATGACGATCGAAGCTGAACACTTGCAAACCATCGACGAGCTGCGTCAAGAGATCGACCAGCTGGACGCGGCGATCCTCGAAGCGGTGAAACGCCGCACCGAGGTGTCCAAGCTCATCGGCAAGGCCAGGATGGCGTCCGGCGGTACCCGCCTGGTGCACAGCCGTGAGATGAAGGTCATCGAGCGCTACAGCGAACTCGGACCCGAGGGCAAAGACCTGGCGATGCTGCTGCTGCGCCTGGGCCGCGGTCGTCTCGGCCACTAG